One genomic window of Vibrio parahaemolyticus includes the following:
- the sapA gene encoding ABC transporter substrate-binding protein SapA, producing MNAFIRLSLSLIGISLLTACGEEIDHNDIRQAGFVFCGQGKPTTFNPQLIDSGITAEALSPQLYDTLLTLDPKTHQPIASIAESWSVNKEGTEYTFKLKHGVQFQTTPWFSPTRPLNSKDVVFSFKRVIDVDHPFHQVGGGFYPWFAGLDFQNLLQDVIAVDDYTVTFKLAQPNFSFLANIATSHAVILSAEYGQQLAAKDNKEQIDQLPIGSGPYQLKEYQVNDLIRLERHPNYWNSPAKMEQVVFDISHRGTGTLAKLLRNECDVLSSPISSQIPIIQEDENLELTATPANNVSFIAINTETPALRDPRVRQALNLAINRQNILDSVYYGTGTLAYTLLPPNSWAYQKDSAKIRYDRNYALALLREAGYEDGLKLSMWVPLEPRAFNPSPRKTAELIQANFADIGIKLTLLTDDRFERVDLENINDIDLLLTGWIGDTGDPDNFFRPLLSCESDRVGLNVSMWCNDDFDFLLDLALETQEQRYRLNLYRQAQNILNEEFPVIPLAHGVQFRVHDKSLTGFKSSPFNAQPFDRVERIH from the coding sequence ATGAATGCTTTTATAAGATTATCGCTGAGCCTTATTGGTATTAGCTTACTGACTGCTTGTGGTGAAGAAATCGATCACAACGATATTCGCCAAGCAGGTTTTGTGTTTTGTGGGCAAGGTAAACCAACAACATTTAACCCTCAGCTTATAGACAGTGGTATTACAGCCGAGGCGTTAAGCCCTCAGTTGTACGACACCTTACTCACGCTTGATCCTAAAACACACCAACCTATTGCAAGCATTGCGGAAAGTTGGTCTGTGAACAAGGAAGGTACTGAGTACACATTCAAGCTCAAACATGGCGTTCAGTTCCAAACGACACCGTGGTTCTCTCCGACTCGCCCGTTAAATTCAAAAGACGTGGTATTCAGCTTTAAGCGAGTCATTGATGTAGACCATCCTTTTCATCAAGTTGGTGGTGGTTTTTATCCATGGTTTGCTGGTTTAGATTTTCAAAATCTATTGCAAGATGTGATTGCTGTCGATGATTACACAGTGACGTTTAAACTCGCGCAACCAAACTTTTCATTCTTGGCAAACATCGCCACCAGCCATGCGGTAATACTGTCAGCAGAATACGGTCAACAATTGGCGGCAAAAGACAACAAAGAGCAAATCGACCAACTCCCTATTGGTTCAGGGCCTTACCAGCTCAAAGAGTATCAAGTAAACGATTTGATTCGCTTGGAACGTCACCCGAACTACTGGAACTCGCCAGCGAAAATGGAACAGGTAGTGTTCGACATTTCACACCGTGGTACTGGCACGTTAGCTAAGTTGCTGCGCAATGAATGCGATGTTTTGTCTTCACCTATCTCTAGCCAGATCCCAATCATTCAAGAAGATGAAAACCTTGAATTGACGGCAACACCAGCAAATAACGTTTCCTTTATTGCGATTAATACCGAGACTCCAGCACTTCGCGACCCAAGAGTCCGCCAAGCTTTGAACCTTGCGATCAATCGTCAAAATATCTTGGATTCGGTTTATTACGGTACAGGAACCCTAGCTTATACATTGCTGCCGCCGAACTCTTGGGCGTATCAAAAAGACAGTGCGAAAATTCGTTATGACCGAAATTACGCTCTCGCTCTACTTCGTGAAGCGGGATACGAAGATGGTCTAAAACTGTCGATGTGGGTGCCGCTAGAGCCAAGAGCATTCAACCCAAGTCCACGCAAAACTGCTGAGCTCATTCAGGCGAACTTCGCCGATATCGGCATCAAGCTGACTCTGCTCACCGACGACCGTTTCGAGCGAGTGGATCTTGAAAACATCAACGATATCGACTTGCTCCTTACTGGCTGGATTGGCGATACTGGCGATCCGGATAACTTCTTCCGTCCTTTACTATCGTGCGAATCAGACCGAGTGGGCCTTAACGTTTCGATGTGGTGTAACGATGATTTCGACTTTTTGCTGGATCTCGCGCTAGAGACGCAAGAGCAACGTTACCGCCTAAACCTGTATCGTCAGGCACAAAATATTTTGAATGAAGAGTTTCCAGTTATTCCGTTGGCACATGGGGTTCAATTCCGTGTGCACGACAAGTCATTAACTGGCTTCAAATCGAGCCCTTTCAATGCCCAACCGTTTGATAGAGTTGAGAGAATCCACTGA
- the pspF gene encoding phage shock protein operon transcriptional activator codes for MKQNLIGESPAFLAVLDKVSQLAPIERPVLIIGERGTGKELIAQRLHYLSKRWDKPLLSLNCATLSEGLIDSELFGHESGSFTGSKGKHKGRFERAEGGTLFLDELATAPLLVQEKLLRVIEYGEYERVGGHTALNADVRLVCATNADLPRLAEQGDFRADLLDRLAFDVIMLPPLRERKEDILSLAEHYAMKMCRELQLEYFVGFTHQAQQALLDYSWPGNVRELKNVIERAIYQHGLNAEPIDELIFNPFATGWNNALGHTAANEDPQEEASSQTTSIHFPLDYKQWQEEQDINLLNRALEEAKFNQRQAAELLGLSYHQLRGMVRKYGLVGQS; via the coding sequence ATGAAGCAAAACCTTATTGGTGAATCTCCCGCTTTTCTCGCTGTATTGGATAAAGTATCACAACTCGCCCCAATTGAACGTCCCGTCCTCATTATTGGTGAGCGAGGTACCGGTAAAGAACTGATCGCTCAACGTTTGCATTACTTATCAAAACGTTGGGATAAGCCACTTCTTTCTCTCAACTGTGCGACCTTAAGCGAAGGTTTGATTGACTCCGAGTTGTTCGGCCATGAATCCGGCTCGTTCACTGGTTCAAAAGGCAAGCACAAAGGCCGTTTTGAACGAGCGGAAGGTGGCACCTTGTTCTTGGATGAGTTGGCAACTGCGCCGTTACTTGTGCAAGAGAAGCTGCTGCGAGTGATTGAATACGGTGAATACGAACGCGTCGGTGGTCATACCGCTCTTAACGCGGATGTGCGCTTAGTGTGTGCTACCAATGCAGATTTGCCACGACTGGCTGAGCAAGGTGATTTCCGTGCCGACTTACTCGATCGTCTAGCCTTTGACGTTATCATGTTGCCACCATTGCGAGAACGCAAAGAAGATATCCTGTCGCTTGCCGAACATTACGCAATGAAAATGTGTCGAGAGTTGCAACTCGAATACTTCGTTGGTTTCACTCATCAAGCGCAACAAGCCCTGCTCGATTACTCGTGGCCAGGTAATGTGCGTGAGCTAAAAAACGTAATTGAGCGCGCTATCTATCAACACGGACTAAATGCAGAACCGATTGATGAGCTGATTTTTAACCCTTTTGCCACTGGTTGGAACAATGCGCTTGGTCATACTGCGGCAAACGAAGATCCTCAAGAAGAAGCCTCGTCTCAAACGACTTCGATCCACTTTCCTCTCGATTACAAACAGTGGCAAGAGGAGCAAGATATCAATCTTCTCAATCGTGCCTTGGAAGAAGCAAAATTCAACCAACGACAAGCAGCCGAATTGTTGGGATTAAGCTATCACCAGCTACGAGGTATGGTCAGAAAGTACGGTTTAGTCGGACAAAGTTAA
- the pspA gene encoding phage shock protein PspA, with amino-acid sequence MGIFSRFADIVNSNISALLDKAEDPEKMIRLIIQEMEDTLVEVRTNSAKAIADKKELARKVEMLEEQIGEWGQKASLALVKEREDLARAALIEKQKLEQVVKGLHTEQTLVEETINKLTGEIGKLENKIAETRAKQQALAIRNQTASNRRDVQKHLHTSRTNEAMAKFDQYSRKIDEMEAEADLYAQTGNAKSLEQEFAELQAQDEIEKELAKLKEQMSSQDK; translated from the coding sequence ATGGGTATTTTTTCTCGTTTTGCAGATATCGTTAACTCAAACATCAGTGCATTGCTAGACAAGGCGGAAGATCCTGAAAAAATGATCCGTCTTATCATTCAAGAAATGGAAGACACACTTGTAGAAGTGCGTACTAACTCGGCTAAAGCGATTGCAGACAAAAAAGAGCTGGCTCGTAAAGTTGAGATGCTAGAAGAGCAAATTGGCGAATGGGGTCAAAAAGCGAGCCTAGCGTTGGTTAAAGAGCGCGAAGATTTGGCGCGTGCAGCCCTAATTGAAAAGCAAAAACTTGAGCAAGTCGTAAAAGGTTTGCACACAGAGCAAACGCTGGTGGAAGAAACGATCAACAAGTTGACTGGTGAAATCGGTAAGCTTGAGAACAAAATCGCAGAAACACGTGCAAAGCAACAAGCGCTAGCGATTCGTAATCAAACAGCGTCTAACCGTCGCGATGTTCAAAAGCATCTGCATACTAGCCGCACCAATGAAGCAATGGCGAAGTTCGATCAATATTCTCGTAAAATTGACGAAATGGAAGCGGAAGCCGATCTGTACGCTCAAACTGGGAATGCAAAATCGCTAGAGCAAGAGTTTGCCGAGCTTCAGGCTCAAGACGAAATTGAAAAAGAGTTGGCAAAACTGAAAGAACAGATGTCATCGCAAGATAAATAA
- the pspB gene encoding envelope stress response membrane protein PspB — MSAFLLVGPVIVFLIFVAPLWLFLHYRSKRKTDSALSSQDLERLQVLSEKAEAMQSRVDTLERILDAESPTWRRKYE, encoded by the coding sequence ATGTCGGCATTTTTATTAGTAGGACCAGTGATTGTCTTTTTAATCTTTGTCGCTCCACTATGGCTCTTCTTACACTATCGCAGTAAACGCAAAACGGATAGTGCACTGTCGAGCCAAGACTTAGAGCGCCTTCAGGTACTGTCTGAAAAAGCGGAAGCGATGCAGTCTCGAGTTGATACATTGGAGCGCATCTTAGATGCTGAGTCACCAACATGGAGACGTAAGTATGAATAA
- the pspC gene encoding envelope stress response membrane protein PspC, with the protein MNNRELYRDPVNGKISGVCAGFANYFGAEVWLIRIVVISAALLGGTFLVVLAYIAMAFMLEKQPVRYSENIREQQEHTLKSKPWQKGQSPDQLLSVLERDFDRLDGKICNMEAYVTSDTFRVNREFSKL; encoded by the coding sequence ATGAATAATCGAGAACTGTATCGTGATCCAGTAAATGGCAAAATCTCCGGTGTTTGTGCCGGATTTGCCAACTACTTTGGTGCAGAAGTTTGGTTGATTCGTATTGTAGTGATTTCTGCTGCCCTATTAGGTGGTACATTCTTAGTGGTGTTAGCGTATATCGCGATGGCATTTATGCTCGAAAAGCAACCCGTGAGATATTCTGAAAACATAAGAGAGCAGCAAGAGCATACGCTTAAAAGTAAGCCTTGGCAGAAAGGACAAAGTCCGGATCAATTACTCAGTGTTTTGGAAAGAGATTTTGACCGTCTTGATGGCAAAATTTGTAACATGGAAGCGTATGTGACGTCCGATACATTTAGGGTAAACCGAGAGTTCAGCAAACTCTAA
- the vmeG gene encoding efflux RND transporter periplasmic adaptor subunit VmeG, giving the protein MRKLLIPIAVTAALSGCGKELPPVPEPESRPAKLFTVSVGNAQFERHFPATTEAGDRAVLAFRVPGLLQSIEVNEGQVVKKGDVLAVLNPDEYSLLEKQARANFALADVQYKRYKKLRKDQVVSEQDFDEAKANHNSAKAQWDQAKANLRYTQLVAPYDGTISYLPAENHEYVAAKEGVMNIQTNQVMKVIFQLPDYLLNRYTQGVNVSAKMIFDAFPERSFDLTFQEIDTEADPKTGSYKVTMVMERPPELGILPGMSGNAYLVSQNSGATKIPDSALFEENGKTYVWRVDDQGVVAKADITMNDNGQILQGLADGDQIIISGINVIEPGIKVRAWVKERGL; this is encoded by the coding sequence ATGAGAAAACTGCTCATTCCGATAGCCGTCACGGCTGCATTGTCGGGTTGTGGTAAAGAGCTTCCACCAGTTCCTGAGCCAGAATCTCGCCCCGCAAAACTTTTTACTGTTTCTGTTGGCAACGCACAATTTGAACGCCATTTCCCCGCCACCACAGAAGCCGGTGACAGAGCTGTACTCGCATTTCGTGTCCCAGGGTTGCTTCAATCTATTGAAGTTAATGAAGGGCAAGTCGTTAAAAAAGGCGATGTGCTAGCAGTTCTTAACCCAGATGAATATTCCTTATTGGAAAAGCAAGCAAGAGCGAATTTTGCGTTAGCTGATGTTCAGTACAAGCGCTATAAAAAGCTGCGGAAAGACCAAGTGGTCTCTGAACAAGATTTTGATGAAGCGAAAGCTAATCATAACTCCGCTAAAGCGCAATGGGATCAAGCCAAAGCGAACTTGCGCTACACCCAACTCGTTGCTCCTTACGATGGCACCATTTCTTATCTTCCTGCCGAAAATCATGAATACGTTGCCGCCAAAGAAGGGGTGATGAACATTCAAACCAATCAGGTAATGAAGGTGATTTTTCAACTGCCTGACTATTTGCTCAACCGTTATACGCAAGGCGTGAATGTTTCAGCAAAAATGATATTCGATGCGTTTCCCGAACGCTCTTTCGATCTGACTTTCCAAGAAATTGACACCGAAGCCGACCCAAAAACGGGCAGCTATAAAGTGACGATGGTGATGGAAAGACCGCCAGAGCTAGGCATTCTTCCAGGTATGTCAGGCAATGCGTATCTCGTGTCACAAAACTCCGGAGCGACCAAAATTCCAGATTCTGCGCTCTTTGAAGAAAATGGAAAAACTTACGTTTGGCGCGTTGATGACCAAGGTGTGGTTGCGAAAGCCGACATTACGATGAATGACAACGGACAGATCTTGCAAGGGTTAGCGGATGGCGATCAAATCATTATCTCAGGCATTAATGTCATTGAGCCGGGAATCAAAGTTCGGGCTTGGGTGAAGGAGCGAGGGTTGTAG
- the vmeH gene encoding efflux RND transporter periplasmic adaptor subunit VmeH: MKGIITLTAIFAALTLAGCGEKGPERTVETPKVRVVSLEGNRVDDNLYFPAVANAADRSHLSFRVAGEVSRVMVREGDKVQKGAVIATLDPTDYQLDVDNATARFSVVDSQYRRSRPLVDKGLLAKSQFDEIAAQRQIALAELELAKLRLSFTTLKAPVDGIISRVNIDQFENVQVGQHIVNIHSLDRVEVLIQLPDRLYVKQPPTEERLTAINAVVRVPSGNEYKATVKEFTTEPDPTTGTFTVTLSLPMPKEEYILDGMAVEVTSKDEKVGLELNVGINVPIEAIFNADGDELGRENKFVWVLNDDSTISRKQIRTGKASKTSIQVLDGLALNDKVVVAGVSRLRDGMKVEVVKQEAGL; this comes from the coding sequence ATGAAAGGAATCATAACCTTAACCGCGATTTTCGCAGCGCTTACTTTGGCTGGTTGTGGTGAAAAAGGGCCAGAAAGAACCGTCGAAACCCCCAAAGTAAGAGTGGTTTCGCTAGAAGGTAATCGAGTTGATGACAATCTGTATTTTCCAGCTGTTGCGAACGCCGCGGACCGCTCTCATTTGAGTTTCCGTGTGGCGGGTGAAGTGAGTCGCGTCATGGTGCGAGAAGGGGATAAAGTGCAAAAAGGCGCTGTTATCGCCACCCTAGACCCAACGGATTATCAACTGGATGTCGATAATGCCACGGCGAGATTTTCTGTGGTCGACAGTCAATATCGCCGCTCTCGGCCTTTGGTGGATAAAGGTTTGTTGGCGAAGTCGCAGTTTGATGAAATTGCTGCGCAGCGCCAAATCGCGTTGGCGGAGTTGGAACTCGCTAAGTTGCGTTTATCGTTCACCACATTAAAAGCGCCGGTTGATGGCATCATTTCTCGGGTCAATATTGATCAATTTGAGAATGTTCAAGTTGGGCAACATATTGTCAATATCCACAGTCTGGATCGCGTAGAAGTTCTGATTCAATTGCCAGATCGCTTGTACGTCAAACAGCCTCCTACAGAAGAAAGATTAACGGCAATTAATGCGGTGGTTCGTGTTCCTAGTGGCAACGAGTACAAGGCGACGGTTAAAGAGTTCACCACTGAGCCTGATCCAACCACAGGAACGTTTACCGTGACGCTTTCTTTACCGATGCCAAAAGAGGAATACATCCTTGATGGTATGGCAGTTGAAGTGACCTCGAAAGATGAAAAAGTGGGTTTAGAGCTGAACGTTGGGATCAATGTGCCGATTGAGGCAATTTTCAATGCTGATGGAGACGAGCTTGGACGTGAGAACAAGTTTGTTTGGGTGCTGAATGACGACAGTACCATTTCCCGAAAACAAATCCGAACCGGCAAAGCCTCCAAAACCTCGATTCAAGTGCTTGATGGATTAGCGCTTAACGACAAAGTGGTGGTTGCTGGCGTTTCGCGACTCAGAGATGGAATGAAAGTGGAAGTGGTTAAGCAGGAGGCTGGTTTATGA
- the vmeI gene encoding efflux RND transporter permease subunit VmeI, producing MSEQNKVPQSDDDVTGIAAYFIRNRVISWMVSLIFLIGGIAAFFGLGRLEDPAFTIKDAMVVTSYPGATPQQVEEEVTYPLEKAIQQLTYVDEVNSISNRGLSQITVTMKNNYGPDDLPQIWDELRRKVNDLKVTLPPGVNEPQVIDDFGDVYGILLAVTGDGYSYKELLDYVDYLRRELELVDGVSKVSVSGQQQEQVFIEVSMKKLSSIGLSPNTVFNLLSTQNIVSDAGAIRIGDEYIRIQPTGEFQSVDELGDLLITESGAQGLIFLKDVAEIKRGYVEVPSNIINFNGSLALNVGVSFAQGVNVVEVGKAFDRRLAELKYQQPVGVEISEIYSQPKEVDKSVSGFVISLAQAVGIVIIVLLFFMGLRSGLLIGLILLLTVLGTFIFMKYLAIDLQRISLGALVIALGMLVDNAIVVVEGILIGTQKGRTRLQAATDIVTQTKWPLLGATVIAVTAFAPIGLSEDSTGEYCGTLFTVLLISLMLSWFTAISLTPFFADIFFKGQKIKQGEGEENDPYNGIIFVAYKKFLEFCMRRAWLTVVVLIVGLGASVYGFTLVKQSFFPSSTTPIFQLDVWLPEGTDIRATNDKLKELESWLAEQEHVDHITTTAGKGLQRFMLTYAPEKSYAAYGEITTRVDNYEALAPLMARFRDHLKANYPEINYKLKQIELGPGGGAKIEARIIGSDPTVLRTIAAQVMDIMYADPGATNIRHDWRERTQVLEPQFNESQARRYGITKSDVDDFLSMSFSGMTIGLYRDGTTLMPIVARLPEDERIDIRNIEGMKIWSPAQSEFIPLQQVTMGYDMRWEDPIIVRKNRKRMLTVMADPDILGEETASTLQKRLQPQIEAIQMPPGYSLEWGGEYESSGDAQESLFTTMPMGYLFMFLITVFLFNSIKEPLIVWLTVPLALIGVTTGLLALNTPFGFMALLGFLSLSGMVLKNGIVLLDQIEIEMKSGKEAYDAVVDAAVSRVRPVCMAAITTILGMIPLLPDIFFKPMAVTIMFGLGFATILTLIVVPVLYRLFHKVSVPK from the coding sequence ATGAGCGAGCAAAATAAAGTGCCTCAAAGTGATGATGACGTAACGGGCATTGCGGCTTATTTCATTCGAAATCGCGTGATTAGCTGGATGGTGTCTTTGATCTTCTTGATTGGTGGTATTGCTGCCTTCTTCGGGTTGGGACGTTTAGAAGATCCGGCCTTTACCATCAAAGATGCGATGGTAGTGACGTCATACCCAGGTGCGACGCCGCAACAGGTGGAAGAAGAAGTGACGTACCCGCTGGAAAAAGCCATCCAGCAACTGACTTACGTTGACGAAGTGAACTCCATTTCCAACCGTGGTTTATCTCAGATCACCGTGACGATGAAAAACAACTATGGTCCCGATGATTTACCACAAATTTGGGATGAATTGCGTCGAAAAGTGAATGACTTAAAAGTCACCTTACCTCCAGGTGTTAATGAGCCTCAGGTTATTGATGACTTCGGTGATGTGTACGGCATCTTGTTGGCAGTGACAGGGGATGGCTACAGCTACAAAGAGTTGCTGGATTATGTTGACTACTTACGCCGTGAGCTTGAACTGGTCGATGGCGTCAGCAAGGTTTCTGTCTCTGGTCAGCAGCAAGAGCAAGTCTTTATTGAAGTTTCGATGAAGAAGCTCAGCAGTATTGGTTTGTCGCCAAATACGGTTTTTAACTTGCTGTCCACGCAAAATATTGTGTCTGATGCTGGCGCTATTCGTATTGGTGATGAGTACATTCGAATTCAGCCTACGGGTGAGTTCCAAAGCGTTGATGAGTTAGGGGACCTGTTGATCACCGAATCTGGTGCGCAAGGGCTTATTTTCCTCAAAGATGTAGCGGAAATTAAACGTGGCTATGTTGAAGTGCCGAGTAACATCATCAACTTTAATGGCAGCTTAGCGCTGAACGTTGGTGTGTCGTTTGCCCAAGGAGTCAACGTGGTTGAAGTCGGTAAGGCCTTTGATCGTCGCCTTGCCGAGTTGAAGTATCAACAACCGGTTGGTGTCGAAATCTCAGAGATTTACAGCCAACCGAAAGAGGTAGATAAATCGGTCAGCGGCTTTGTGATCAGTTTGGCGCAGGCAGTTGGCATCGTAATTATCGTATTGCTGTTCTTTATGGGGCTGCGCTCGGGTCTATTGATAGGCCTGATCTTGCTACTCACGGTTTTAGGTACGTTCATCTTCATGAAATATCTCGCGATTGACTTGCAGCGCATCTCTCTGGGTGCGTTGGTTATCGCACTCGGTATGTTGGTGGATAATGCCATCGTGGTGGTGGAAGGGATATTAATCGGCACTCAAAAAGGGCGAACGCGATTACAAGCTGCGACGGATATTGTCACTCAAACCAAATGGCCGCTATTGGGTGCAACTGTAATTGCGGTAACGGCATTTGCGCCAATTGGTTTGTCTGAAGACTCCACGGGTGAGTACTGTGGCACCTTGTTTACGGTACTGCTGATTTCCCTCATGCTGAGTTGGTTTACCGCTATTTCTCTAACGCCGTTCTTTGCCGATATTTTCTTTAAGGGACAGAAAATCAAGCAAGGTGAAGGTGAGGAAAACGACCCATATAACGGCATTATTTTTGTGGCATATAAAAAGTTTTTAGAGTTTTGTATGCGTCGCGCGTGGTTAACGGTCGTAGTTTTGATTGTTGGGCTTGGTGCAAGTGTTTATGGGTTTACCTTGGTAAAACAATCGTTTTTCCCATCTTCAACCACGCCAATTTTCCAATTGGATGTGTGGCTACCGGAAGGTACAGATATTCGTGCGACTAACGATAAGCTAAAAGAACTGGAATCTTGGCTTGCTGAGCAAGAGCACGTTGATCACATCACAACAACTGCGGGTAAAGGTCTGCAACGCTTTATGCTGACGTATGCTCCGGAAAAAAGCTATGCCGCTTATGGTGAAATCACTACGCGAGTTGATAACTACGAAGCGCTTGCGCCGTTAATGGCACGGTTTAGGGATCACCTAAAAGCCAACTATCCAGAGATCAATTACAAGCTCAAACAGATTGAATTGGGCCCTGGTGGCGGCGCGAAAATTGAAGCGCGTATTATCGGCTCTGATCCAACGGTGCTTCGCACGATTGCGGCGCAAGTAATGGATATCATGTACGCCGATCCGGGCGCGACCAATATTCGCCACGACTGGCGTGAGCGTACTCAAGTGCTTGAGCCTCAGTTCAACGAGAGTCAAGCGCGTCGTTACGGTATCACTAAATCTGATGTGGATGATTTCTTATCGATGTCGTTCTCGGGAATGACGATAGGTCTTTATCGTGACGGTACTACGTTGATGCCGATTGTGGCGCGTTTACCAGAAGACGAGCGTATCGATATTCGTAACATCGAAGGCATGAAAATTTGGAGCCCTGCGCAGAGTGAGTTTATCCCACTCCAGCAAGTCACAATGGGTTACGACATGCGTTGGGAAGACCCTATCATCGTGCGTAAGAACCGTAAGCGTATGCTTACTGTGATGGCGGACCCTGATATTCTCGGTGAAGAAACCGCATCGACGTTGCAAAAACGCCTACAGCCGCAAATCGAAGCGATTCAAATGCCACCTGGCTATTCTCTAGAATGGGGTGGTGAGTACGAGTCTTCAGGTGATGCTCAAGAGTCTCTGTTCACAACGATGCCGATGGGCTACTTGTTCATGTTCTTGATCACCGTGTTCCTATTCAACTCGATTAAAGAACCGCTGATTGTTTGGCTCACTGTGCCACTGGCATTGATTGGTGTCACCACCGGCTTGTTGGCACTCAATACGCCGTTTGGCTTTATGGCGTTGCTGGGCTTTTTGAGCTTATCTGGTATGGTACTCAAAAATGGCATTGTTCTGCTCGACCAAATTGAAATTGAGATGAAGTCGGGGAAAGAGGCGTATGACGCAGTGGTTGATGCGGCAGTCAGTCGTGTTCGCCCAGTGTGTATGGCAGCAATTACCACCATTTTGGGTATGATTCCTCTTCTACCTGATATCTTCTTTAAACCGATGGCGGTAACGATTATGTTTGGTTTAGGTTTTGCCACCATCCTGACACTTATTGTCGTGCCAGTGTTGTATCGTCTGTTCCATAAAGTGTCGGTGCCGAAATAG
- a CDS encoding DNA-3-methyladenine glycosylase I, giving the protein MTEHKTCAWAMNHPLERAYHDAEWGVPVYDDKVLFEFITLEGAQAGLSWITILKKREGYREAFENYDLDALEQRNEERAEFIVENFDVVKHRGKINSVFSNAKAAKALIAEYGSLSAALWQFVDGKPVVNQWHEMSDVPASTEQSKAMSKFLKKKGFKFVGETICYAFMQAVGMVDDHIVGCLKKQNQ; this is encoded by the coding sequence ATGACAGAACACAAAACGTGCGCGTGGGCGATGAACCACCCTCTAGAGCGCGCATATCACGATGCAGAGTGGGGCGTTCCGGTTTATGACGACAAAGTGTTGTTCGAATTTATTACGTTGGAAGGTGCGCAAGCGGGATTGAGTTGGATTACGATTCTGAAAAAACGTGAAGGGTACCGAGAAGCGTTTGAAAACTATGATTTGGACGCGTTGGAACAGAGAAATGAAGAGCGCGCCGAGTTCATCGTCGAAAACTTCGATGTAGTGAAGCATCGCGGCAAAATCAATTCGGTATTTAGCAACGCTAAAGCAGCCAAAGCACTTATTGCTGAATATGGCAGCTTATCAGCGGCGTTGTGGCAGTTTGTCGATGGCAAGCCTGTGGTAAATCAGTGGCATGAAATGAGTGACGTACCTGCTTCGACAGAACAGTCCAAAGCCATGAGCAAGTTTCTCAAAAAGAAAGGCTTTAAGTTTGTCGGTGAAACCATCTGTTATGCCTTTATGCAAGCCGTTGGCATGGTGGATGATCACATCGTTGGATGCCTCAAAAAACAAAACCAATAA
- a CDS encoding lipase secretion chaperone has product MTKVALIAVSILLLLGVGAASLYVSDSPQPKMAQSQHDTTIDLSSQKDFFEYSLSGLGEHSLEEIQENIEESISQQNSLGIDVELFQTYLAYKRALSKLEPLEDTTLSLNQLQRLNEAILNLQLEYFNDQQISQLFDEENRLRQLAIEKLVIKTYEQDSDSQQLLLNQALSEQPEYIQQSERNNALTRQLDQTALLSSQDKYLARVELVGEEGAQRLQKLDEQRSAFETELTNYLEKRADILDDEFLGHEQKQLEIANLRKQSFETTQWRRIEALERIHDSQN; this is encoded by the coding sequence ATGACGAAAGTCGCTCTTATCGCTGTATCCATTCTTTTGCTTCTCGGTGTGGGAGCGGCTTCCCTCTACGTATCGGACTCACCACAACCCAAGATGGCTCAATCGCAACATGACACTACTATCGACCTCTCCTCTCAGAAAGACTTTTTTGAGTACTCATTAAGTGGTTTGGGGGAACATAGCCTTGAAGAAATCCAAGAAAATATTGAAGAAAGTATCTCGCAGCAAAACTCACTAGGCATTGATGTTGAGTTGTTTCAAACCTATCTCGCGTACAAACGGGCGCTTTCTAAATTAGAACCACTTGAAGATACGACGTTGTCGTTGAACCAACTGCAACGGCTGAATGAAGCCATTCTAAATTTGCAACTTGAATACTTTAACGATCAACAAATTTCCCAACTATTTGATGAAGAAAATCGACTACGCCAACTCGCAATAGAGAAACTGGTGATTAAAACGTACGAGCAAGACTCTGATTCTCAGCAACTACTACTCAACCAAGCGTTGTCTGAACAACCTGAGTACATCCAGCAAAGTGAACGCAACAATGCCTTAACGAGGCAACTCGACCAAACCGCATTACTCAGTTCACAGGATAAGTATCTTGCTCGCGTCGAGTTGGTAGGAGAAGAAGGCGCGCAAAGGCTGCAAAAATTGGATGAACAACGATCGGCGTTTGAAACAGAGCTAACAAATTACCTAGAAAAACGTGCAGATATTCTTGATGATGAATTTTTGGGTCACGAACAGAAGCAGTTAGAAATTGCTAATTTGAGGAAGCAAAGCTTCGAGACAACTCAATGGCGCCGTATCGAAGCCTTGGAACGTATTCATGACAGCCAGAACTAG